One part of the Pristis pectinata isolate sPriPec2 chromosome 15, sPriPec2.1.pri, whole genome shotgun sequence genome encodes these proteins:
- the LOC127578465 gene encoding uncharacterized protein LOC127578465 isoform X1, giving the protein MQNFHSTSRIFCFYFRFTASAVFFCFLLYLVSQVDTKESRKQQDILFIDYSSVFNTIIRSVLINKLQNLGLCTSLCNWILDFLIGRPQSGRIGNNISSLQTINTGPLLYSLYTHDCVARHSSSAIYNFANDTTVVGRISDGDEEAYRSEIDWLVEWCHNNNLALNVSKTKELTVDFRKGKSGEHTPVLIERSTVERASSFKFLGVNISEDLSWAQHIDTITKEAQQRLYFIRSLRRFGMSPKTLANFYRCAVESILTGCITVWYGGSIVQDRKRLQSVVDSATPSRAQPSPPSRTSSQEGGIHH; this is encoded by the exons ATGCAA aacttCCAtagtacttccagaattttctgcttttatttcagatttacagcatctgcagtttttttttgctttttgctctatTTGGTCTCTCAGGTAGACACAAAAGAATCTAGAAAACAGCAAGAcatactgtttatcgattacagctcggtgttcaacaccatcatccgctcagtactaatcaacaaacttcaaaatctgggcctctgtacctccctctgcaactggatccttgactttcttattgggagaccacagtcagggcgtattggtaataacatctcctccttgcagacaatcaacacaggcccactgctgtactctctctacactcatgactgtgtggctaggcacagctcaagcgccatctataacttcgccaatgacaccactgttgttggcagaatatcagatggcgatgaggaggcttacaggagtgagatagattggctggttgagtggtgtcacaacaacaacctcgcactcaacgtcagcaagaccaaggaattgactgtggacttcaggaaggggaagtcgggagaacacacaccagtcctcattgagaggtcaacagtggaaagggcgagcagcttcaagttcctgggcgtcaacatctcagaggatctatcctgggcccaacacattgatacaatcacgaaggaggcacagcagcggctctacttcattaggagtttgaggagatttggtatgtcaccaaagactcttgcaaatttctacagatgtgcggtggagagcattctgactggttgcatcaccgtctggtatggaggctccattgtgcaggatcgaaagaggctgcagagcgttgtagactcagccactccatcacgggcacaaccctccccaccatcgaggacatcttctcaagaaggtggcatccatcattaa
- the LOC127578465 gene encoding uncharacterized protein LOC127578465 isoform X2: protein MQVDTKESRKQQDILFIDYSSVFNTIIRSVLINKLQNLGLCTSLCNWILDFLIGRPQSGRIGNNISSLQTINTGPLLYSLYTHDCVARHSSSAIYNFANDTTVVGRISDGDEEAYRSEIDWLVEWCHNNNLALNVSKTKELTVDFRKGKSGEHTPVLIERSTVERASSFKFLGVNISEDLSWAQHIDTITKEAQQRLYFIRSLRRFGMSPKTLANFYRCAVESILTGCITVWYGGSIVQDRKRLQSVVDSATPSRAQPSPPSRTSSQEGGIHH from the exons ATGCAA GTAGACACAAAAGAATCTAGAAAACAGCAAGAcatactgtttatcgattacagctcggtgttcaacaccatcatccgctcagtactaatcaacaaacttcaaaatctgggcctctgtacctccctctgcaactggatccttgactttcttattgggagaccacagtcagggcgtattggtaataacatctcctccttgcagacaatcaacacaggcccactgctgtactctctctacactcatgactgtgtggctaggcacagctcaagcgccatctataacttcgccaatgacaccactgttgttggcagaatatcagatggcgatgaggaggcttacaggagtgagatagattggctggttgagtggtgtcacaacaacaacctcgcactcaacgtcagcaagaccaaggaattgactgtggacttcaggaaggggaagtcgggagaacacacaccagtcctcattgagaggtcaacagtggaaagggcgagcagcttcaagttcctgggcgtcaacatctcagaggatctatcctgggcccaacacattgatacaatcacgaaggaggcacagcagcggctctacttcattaggagtttgaggagatttggtatgtcaccaaagactcttgcaaatttctacagatgtgcggtggagagcattctgactggttgcatcaccgtctggtatggaggctccattgtgcaggatcgaaagaggctgcagagcgttgtagactcagccactccatcacgggcacaaccctccccaccatcgaggacatcttctcaagaaggtggcatccatcattaa